The following are encoded in a window of Rubellicoccus peritrichatus genomic DNA:
- a CDS encoding heparinase II/III domain-containing protein, whose protein sequence is MKANEGKYTYQLDNPVSGDWIKTHLTETKPRLLLNPHRVNEIRAQIGTDTLTGLYYEWAKANADFICEQEPLVRKLNGKRMLAVSRQALNRITALSLTSLFEEDNQPYLERLNQEMLAVCSFKNWNPNHFLDTAEMALAVSIGLDWCHNLLPEETVRIGKKALIELALKPGLSEESYNWWVTRDNNWNQICHGGLSAAAVVIADENPELAAQAISRALDYIPIGLGTYYPDGIYPEGVGYWGYGTRYTIFMVELCETAFGTDFGITESPGFMESARYARLMVSPTGQNYDFFDCYSWMRPFEYWPLLAWFDVRLGESRYFQEESLSDSLKLALEKGTESNCFRLLPIVWMAELEFSESSTVLDESWVGQSENPLVIFRKNNDPRGFYFGAKGGSASLSHANMDAGSFIYEIDGIRWIVDTGNQSYGALEAIIGNGLWNKQRDSARWTLLTKNNMGHSTLTVNDELHSVEGHAKLQQIDEDAVLIDLTETLNGSVASAERTIHREDDYTIVIQDIVIPNETTEKVSFGLLTQADIHHEGDDVILSQDGKSVHVQIIEPANACLTVTSLDPPPLAYDRKIPGLKRIEVVQELNSESMAPIEYEVIIGASPLPMLSSNSMEEESHVQ, encoded by the coding sequence ATGAAAGCGAATGAGGGAAAATATACATACCAACTAGATAATCCTGTCAGTGGAGATTGGATTAAGACGCACCTTACGGAGACGAAACCTCGTTTGCTTCTTAATCCACATCGTGTGAACGAAATTAGAGCGCAAATCGGAACAGATACATTAACAGGTCTTTATTATGAATGGGCGAAAGCCAATGCCGACTTCATATGCGAGCAAGAGCCACTTGTCAGAAAACTCAATGGTAAACGAATGCTAGCTGTCTCACGCCAAGCATTGAATCGCATTACAGCTTTGTCACTAACGTCCTTATTCGAAGAGGATAATCAACCTTACCTTGAGCGTTTGAATCAGGAAATGCTCGCAGTGTGCTCCTTTAAAAATTGGAATCCTAATCATTTTTTAGACACTGCAGAAATGGCCCTTGCTGTTTCAATAGGGCTCGATTGGTGCCACAACCTATTACCTGAAGAAACCGTACGTATTGGTAAAAAAGCATTGATAGAATTGGCTTTAAAACCAGGGCTGTCTGAGGAAAGTTATAATTGGTGGGTTACTCGAGATAATAATTGGAACCAGATATGCCATGGCGGTTTGTCTGCAGCTGCAGTTGTGATCGCAGATGAAAATCCTGAACTTGCAGCTCAAGCAATATCGCGGGCGTTAGATTATATTCCAATTGGATTAGGCACCTATTACCCAGATGGAATATATCCGGAAGGAGTTGGTTACTGGGGCTATGGTACACGATACACCATTTTTATGGTCGAGCTTTGTGAAACCGCATTTGGAACCGATTTTGGGATTACAGAGTCACCAGGCTTCATGGAAAGCGCTCGCTATGCGCGCTTAATGGTTTCTCCGACCGGTCAGAATTATGATTTCTTTGATTGCTACAGTTGGATGAGGCCATTCGAGTATTGGCCTTTGCTTGCATGGTTCGATGTTCGCCTTGGAGAGAGTCGTTACTTTCAGGAGGAATCATTGAGTGACAGCTTGAAGTTGGCACTCGAAAAAGGCACTGAGTCTAATTGCTTTCGGCTGCTCCCTATTGTTTGGATGGCAGAATTAGAGTTTAGTGAGAGCTCCACAGTTTTGGATGAAAGCTGGGTGGGGCAAAGCGAGAATCCATTAGTTATATTTCGAAAGAATAATGATCCTAGAGGTTTTTATTTTGGTGCGAAGGGTGGTTCGGCAAGCCTCTCTCATGCGAATATGGATGCAGGTTCTTTTATCTACGAAATCGATGGCATACGCTGGATAGTGGACACCGGCAATCAAAGCTACGGAGCTTTGGAAGCAATCATTGGAAATGGCCTTTGGAATAAGCAGCGTGACTCAGCCCGCTGGACGCTTCTAACGAAGAACAATATGGGGCATAGCACACTCACGGTTAATGATGAATTACATTCAGTTGAAGGTCATGCTAAGTTACAACAAATCGATGAGGATGCCGTGCTGATTGATTTGACAGAGACTCTCAATGGAAGCGTTGCGAGTGCTGAGCGGACGATTCACCGGGAAGACGATTATACTATTGTGATTCAAGATATAGTCATTCCTAACGAAACCACGGAAAAGGTTTCTTTTGGTCTGCTTACTCAAGCGGATATACATCATGAAGGCGATGACGTCATTTTAAGCCAAGATGGTAAGTCTGTTCATGTTCAAATAATCGAGCCGGCAAACGCTTGTTTGACGGTGACATCGCTCGATCCACCGCCTTTGGCTTATGATCGGAAAATACCTGGGTTAAAGCGAATCGAAGTTGTTCAGGAATTAAATTCTGAATCGATGGCTCCCATAGAATATGAGGTAATCATTGGCGCGAGTCCATTACCGATGCTTAGTTCTAATTCTATGGAGGAAGAAAGTCACGTTCAATAG
- a CDS encoding DNA-binding transcriptional regulator, producing MKDLKKYQIALALLDREIAYHRRKLLGIIDYFSRQIGCFLAYNNELLPFLSLKELEDWNGDGIITEIYTQEEAAFFESLGIPYVNTSTYDISPNAHSVSPNNRMIGRLGAEHLLDSDIDSFAFVGPLHLKVAKSRYIGFAEFLEKKGSACDISLSECITIKDKDLYVPRKTYAPEVFYDAIKQLRKPVGIMASTDKIGISIMIACRQLGLRSPEDVALIGVDNDEIYSHLSFVGMTSIKPNSWEIGYEAAKRLHRLLKGEKVKPERVLIPPGEIVQRDSTDRIRSKYPVIAHALRFIRNHASEDIDVNSVVDLLPASRRWLELKFNEEVGHGISQEIRRVRLEHAKKLFKNKKLSLEKIARETGFNTVERLNFAFEKNCGQSAKEYRSKSSKN from the coding sequence ATGAAAGACCTTAAGAAGTACCAGATCGCCCTTGCGCTACTCGATAGAGAAATAGCTTACCATCGCCGTAAATTACTCGGGATTATTGATTATTTCTCGAGGCAAATAGGTTGCTTTCTGGCATATAATAATGAGTTGCTGCCCTTTTTAAGCCTCAAAGAACTAGAAGATTGGAATGGCGACGGCATTATAACTGAAATCTATACCCAGGAGGAAGCTGCGTTTTTTGAATCACTTGGTATTCCATACGTCAACACATCCACCTATGACATCTCTCCCAATGCACATTCGGTAAGCCCAAATAACAGAATGATTGGGAGATTGGGAGCAGAGCATTTATTAGATTCCGATATTGATTCATTCGCATTTGTAGGTCCGCTGCATCTCAAAGTTGCCAAATCTCGCTACATTGGATTTGCTGAATTCCTAGAGAAAAAGGGTTCAGCTTGCGACATTTCCTTATCTGAATGTATTACGATCAAAGATAAAGATTTATATGTCCCACGAAAAACCTATGCACCAGAAGTTTTTTATGATGCAATTAAGCAATTGAGGAAGCCCGTAGGCATCATGGCTTCAACCGATAAAATAGGAATCTCCATCATGATTGCCTGTCGTCAACTTGGCTTACGCTCGCCGGAAGATGTTGCTTTGATTGGTGTCGATAATGACGAGATATACTCGCACCTCTCATTTGTCGGAATGACAAGCATCAAGCCAAACTCCTGGGAAATTGGTTACGAAGCAGCAAAGAGACTCCACCGCCTGCTAAAAGGTGAAAAGGTGAAACCGGAGAGAGTACTAATACCGCCAGGTGAGATTGTGCAAAGAGACTCCACAGATCGCATTCGCTCTAAATACCCGGTAATAGCACACGCATTAAGATTCATACGCAATCATGCGAGTGAGGACATCGATGTGAATAGTGTTGTCGACCTGTTACCTGCTTCAAGACGATGGCTGGAGTTGAAATTCAACGAGGAGGTAGGGCATGGCATATCGCAGGAAATTCGCCGCGTGCGACTTGAACACGCTAAAAAGTTATTTAAAAACAAAAAGCTATCGCTGGAAAAAATCGCCCGGGAAACTGGCTTCAATACAGTTGAGCGACTGAACTTTGCATTTGAAAAAAATTGCGGCCAAAGTGCCAAAGAGTACCGCAGTAAATCGAGCAAAAACTAA
- a CDS encoding sulfatase, which produces MIIVDDLRPETGAYGSVIKTPNMDRLAEEGTLFERAYCNSPVCGASRASLMTGIRPGRHRFLEYNTKVEEDTPEAVVIPDIYKAAGYDTFAYGKIFHHKSDQKDVWEELKMPSGKSSWRDYLVPDNITLDSQKGGRGPAFEAYDGPEAYQDEKIALLAANKLKQLVDSPKPFFMAVGFVKPHLPFNAPKLFWDLYNPEDIRIPKTYFRQSDIPRAAYHNSGELRSYHGVPQETVLPEAYARQLIHGYYAATSFVDAQIGYVLDTLDASGLRNNTIVMLLGDHGYNLGEHTLWCKHANFDHTIRTPLIISVPGFPEGQRTSALVEYVDLFPTLMDLTDLKGPTEQLDGISLVPVLKDPHATTKPAIVSKYKNGISLRTDRHLYTTFQRKATGETYATMLYDLHDDPLETRNLANDPAHVDMVASLDKQLRDSWGDNFEAKPLQVDKK; this is translated from the coding sequence ATGATAATCGTTGATGACTTGAGACCTGAAACAGGTGCTTACGGTTCAGTGATCAAGACTCCCAATATGGATCGACTCGCTGAGGAAGGCACCTTGTTTGAACGCGCCTATTGTAATTCACCTGTTTGTGGTGCATCTCGCGCGAGCTTAATGACTGGGATAAGGCCCGGACGTCATCGGTTTCTGGAATACAATACCAAAGTCGAAGAAGACACACCAGAAGCCGTTGTCATACCAGACATTTACAAAGCAGCAGGTTACGACACCTTTGCCTACGGAAAAATCTTTCATCACAAATCCGATCAAAAAGATGTTTGGGAAGAACTCAAAATGCCTTCTGGGAAATCGAGTTGGCGAGACTACCTAGTACCGGACAATATCACTCTGGATTCCCAGAAAGGTGGTCGTGGCCCTGCTTTCGAGGCCTACGATGGACCAGAAGCATATCAGGACGAAAAGATCGCATTATTGGCTGCTAACAAACTCAAGCAACTCGTAGATTCACCAAAGCCATTTTTCATGGCTGTTGGATTTGTGAAGCCTCACCTTCCATTCAATGCACCCAAGCTGTTTTGGGATCTCTACAATCCAGAAGATATCAGAATTCCGAAAACCTACTTTCGCCAATCCGATATTCCCCGTGCAGCCTATCATAATAGCGGAGAGCTACGGAGCTACCATGGAGTCCCGCAGGAAACAGTCCTACCCGAAGCATACGCACGACAATTGATACACGGTTATTATGCTGCGACAAGTTTTGTCGATGCTCAAATTGGTTACGTGCTAGACACCTTAGACGCCAGCGGACTTCGAAACAACACCATTGTAATGTTACTGGGTGATCATGGCTACAACCTGGGTGAACACACCCTATGGTGCAAACATGCTAATTTTGACCACACTATACGCACGCCTCTTATCATTAGCGTGCCAGGTTTCCCAGAAGGGCAAAGAACCAGCGCATTAGTGGAATATGTCGACCTATTCCCAACATTGATGGATTTGACAGACTTGAAGGGGCCGACAGAGCAGCTCGATGGCATTAGCTTGGTACCAGTTTTGAAAGATCCTCATGCCACAACCAAACCCGCAATTGTTTCAAAATACAAAAATGGAATTTCACTAAGGACGGACCGACATCTCTATACCACATTTCAACGTAAAGCAACGGGAGAAACTTACGCAACGATGCTTTACGACCTTCACGATGACCCACTGGAAACTCGAAATCTGGCAAATGATCCGGCTCATGTCGATATGGTGGCCAGTCTTGATAAACAACTACGAGATTCCTGGGGCGATAACTTTGAAGCTAAACCGCTACAAGTTGATAAAAAATAG
- a CDS encoding hydroxyacid dehydrogenase — protein MRKIINPRRSLFMLREDIFTDVYTPETIQEIQCITNNDGCIHKEEAILDSPENYKDVEIVFSGWGAPRLTDEFLNSLPSLKAIFYAAGTVKPFITNAFWERDIILTSAFQANAIPVAEFTVATITLALKRAWYFNRLLINGIDPKIKDHVIPGSYKGTRVGIISLGAIGYLVCEKLNQMDVDVLAYDPYVSEDVFNQLGVKRVDSLESIFEQSNVVSLHAPWLKETENMITGELLQRLPQDATFINTARPAIVNEPNLLEVLKQRPDIQAILDVVDESDSIVHNPLNQMANAFITPHIAGSMGRECHRMGAMALQECYRFLAGKPQLAPISRMATSLIA, from the coding sequence ATGCGAAAAATCATTAACCCGAGACGTTCCCTTTTTATGTTGCGTGAAGATATCTTCACCGATGTCTACACACCAGAAACAATTCAAGAAATTCAATGCATCACTAATAATGATGGATGCATTCACAAGGAAGAAGCAATCTTGGATAGCCCCGAAAACTATAAAGACGTCGAGATTGTCTTTTCAGGCTGGGGAGCCCCTCGACTAACTGACGAGTTTCTTAATTCCTTACCTAGTTTAAAGGCCATCTTTTACGCTGCCGGAACAGTAAAACCATTTATAACAAATGCTTTCTGGGAGCGGGATATCATTCTCACCAGCGCCTTTCAAGCAAATGCAATACCCGTGGCCGAATTCACAGTAGCAACTATAACACTGGCATTAAAACGCGCATGGTATTTCAACAGATTACTCATAAATGGTATCGACCCGAAAATAAAAGACCACGTGATCCCAGGATCCTACAAAGGCACTCGAGTTGGTATCATTTCCCTTGGTGCGATCGGTTACCTCGTCTGCGAAAAACTCAATCAGATGGATGTAGACGTGTTAGCTTATGATCCATATGTGTCGGAAGATGTATTTAACCAGCTCGGCGTAAAGCGAGTCGACAGCCTGGAAAGTATCTTTGAACAAAGTAATGTCGTTAGCCTGCATGCACCATGGTTGAAAGAAACTGAGAACATGATTACCGGCGAACTACTGCAAAGACTACCCCAGGATGCAACATTCATAAATACAGCAAGACCTGCTATCGTCAACGAGCCTAATTTGCTGGAGGTACTTAAGCAGCGGCCGGATATCCAAGCCATACTGGATGTGGTTGATGAGAGTGATTCGATTGTCCACAATCCATTGAATCAAATGGCTAATGCATTTATAACACCGCACATAGCTGGCTCCATGGGGCGTGAATGTCATCGTATGGGTGCAATGGCATTACAAGAGTGTTATCGTTTTCTAGCCGGCAAACCTCAGCTTGCTCCCATAAGCAGAATGGCAACAAGTCTAATTGCTTAA
- a CDS encoding cellulase family glycosylhydrolase, translating into MMNHPLKPWNLEKASAWHEKQPWLIGCNYCPAYAINQLEMWQPETFSLKAIERELQLAAKLGFNSLRVFLHHLPFMADSEGFLKRIEQFLDLAEAHGIGIMPVFFDCVWHPFPRLGPQRDPEPGLHNSGWVQCPGIEVLQDPARFFALEEYVGTIVSRFANDPRVQCWDLWNEPGNSNGFSYSDRDIDVGKTMLVLPYLALAFQWARQQKPSQPITTGVWRDDPWEDSVTLDPLYRLQLEQSDVISFHCYGGPEKLQRLINQLRLWGRPLLCTEYMARGNGSTFESEIPILHKEKVHAYNWGFVAGRTQTIYPWNSWKHPYHNEPDVYHHDIFRADHTPFDQDEVDLIGQYTKKP; encoded by the coding sequence ATGATGAATCATCCACTTAAGCCATGGAACCTTGAAAAAGCGAGTGCATGGCATGAAAAACAGCCCTGGTTGATTGGCTGTAATTACTGCCCGGCATATGCGATCAATCAATTGGAAATGTGGCAGCCAGAGACCTTTTCCCTTAAGGCGATTGAAAGAGAGCTTCAACTTGCTGCCAAGCTGGGGTTCAACAGTCTACGCGTCTTCCTGCATCACTTGCCTTTCATGGCCGACAGTGAGGGATTCCTCAAAAGGATTGAGCAATTCCTGGATTTGGCCGAAGCTCATGGTATCGGTATTATGCCGGTCTTTTTTGACTGTGTCTGGCATCCATTCCCACGCTTAGGACCTCAGCGAGACCCTGAACCCGGTCTCCATAACTCAGGTTGGGTACAATGCCCGGGCATAGAGGTCCTTCAAGACCCAGCGCGCTTCTTTGCACTGGAAGAGTATGTGGGGACGATCGTTTCACGCTTTGCCAACGATCCTCGTGTTCAATGTTGGGACCTTTGGAATGAGCCTGGAAATTCAAACGGCTTTTCATACTCTGACCGCGATATCGATGTGGGAAAAACAATGCTCGTTCTCCCCTACCTGGCCCTTGCCTTCCAATGGGCTCGTCAACAGAAACCCAGCCAACCCATAACAACTGGTGTCTGGAGAGACGATCCCTGGGAAGACTCGGTGACACTAGATCCTTTGTACCGCCTCCAGCTTGAACAATCAGATGTCATTTCCTTCCATTGCTATGGTGGCCCTGAAAAACTACAAAGACTCATTAATCAGCTGCGTTTATGGGGAAGACCATTGCTGTGCACAGAATACATGGCTCGTGGCAATGGCAGCACCTTCGAATCAGAAATCCCAATCTTGCATAAGGAGAAAGTACATGCCTACAACTGGGGCTTTGTTGCTGGACGAACTCAAACCATCTATCCATGGAATTCATGGAAACACCCCTACCATAATGAGCCTGACGTTTATCATCATGATATTTTCCGTGCGGACCATACTCCATTTGACCAGGATGAAGTTGATCTGATAGGCCAGTACACGAAAAAGCCATGA
- a CDS encoding sodium:solute symporter family protein yields the protein MTLEYITLAIYLAVLLILGAYFKRFNKNLSDFVRGGAQGSWWLIGMSILMSSISAFTFTGNASAAFEGGPSLLVIYVANCVGFALGAWFIGPWLRQTRAYTVPDVIRMRFGTSVEQFQAIFGVFLGPLAAALQLYALSIFASTVLGLPLVPVLISIGVIVTFYSTTGGKWAVMATDFVQAMVMLSITVLVCILSLNAVGGLSNFFAYFQDPEFKQSFRFFKEPGEFPGDRYTITWAIMAFLMQINAQISLSSAGRYIAARDGREASRASWFSFIIMALGSAIWFIPPMVTRFLYGAELMESGLENPTDASYAFIAMKLLPNGLVGMLIAAMFAATMSSMDTGLNLQAGVIVRNIIPWLRRLTGKTQPLAQATEMRICHFATVCLGVIIISYALLFTMQKDIPLFDAMLLVTSIVGIPMAFPLFLGLWLKKLPKWSFFPIFVACLLPSIWSFIDAELNGAEWTIQARALWIFAFGTIACIVSLCFRKYSSEKAKAEVDEFYTLMHTPISYDKEVGNSAVDYEQYFLISKAVIVVGLLVLLILIVPNSLNARLSILCVATTILSIGAILWYGGSRIQKQRNQK from the coding sequence ATGACATTAGAATATATCACACTCGCAATATACTTGGCTGTCTTACTGATATTAGGCGCCTACTTTAAAAGATTCAACAAGAACTTAAGTGATTTTGTTCGGGGTGGCGCACAGGGGAGCTGGTGGCTCATAGGAATGAGCATCCTTATGTCATCTATCAGTGCATTTACATTTACTGGGAACGCTTCTGCAGCCTTTGAGGGAGGCCCTTCTTTGCTTGTTATATATGTCGCGAACTGTGTAGGATTCGCTCTCGGCGCTTGGTTTATTGGTCCATGGTTAAGACAAACTCGTGCATACACAGTGCCAGATGTAATACGCATGCGCTTCGGCACCTCAGTCGAACAATTTCAGGCAATATTTGGTGTTTTTCTTGGCCCACTGGCAGCAGCACTTCAGCTCTATGCACTTTCCATATTCGCCAGTACGGTTCTCGGGCTTCCGCTCGTACCTGTGCTTATTAGTATCGGAGTAATCGTCACTTTTTACTCAACAACGGGAGGCAAGTGGGCTGTCATGGCAACGGACTTTGTCCAAGCCATGGTCATGCTATCTATCACGGTGCTTGTCTGCATTTTATCATTAAACGCTGTGGGAGGGCTTTCGAACTTCTTCGCTTATTTCCAAGACCCGGAATTCAAACAAAGTTTTCGATTCTTCAAAGAACCTGGCGAATTTCCAGGTGATCGATATACAATCACATGGGCCATCATGGCATTTTTGATGCAAATAAATGCCCAAATTAGCCTTTCTTCCGCGGGGCGCTACATTGCAGCACGTGATGGAAGAGAAGCATCTCGTGCTTCATGGTTTAGCTTCATCATCATGGCGCTAGGGAGTGCAATCTGGTTTATTCCTCCAATGGTTACTCGATTCCTCTACGGCGCGGAACTGATGGAATCCGGCTTGGAAAATCCAACAGACGCTTCTTATGCCTTTATTGCAATGAAGCTGTTGCCAAATGGCTTGGTTGGAATGCTTATAGCTGCTATGTTTGCAGCAACGATGAGTAGTATGGATACCGGCTTGAATCTGCAAGCAGGAGTCATCGTCCGAAATATTATACCTTGGCTCCGCCGCTTGACTGGAAAAACCCAACCACTTGCACAAGCGACCGAAATGCGCATTTGCCATTTTGCTACCGTATGCCTGGGGGTTATCATTATTAGTTACGCGCTTTTGTTCACCATGCAGAAGGACATTCCGTTATTCGATGCAATGCTGCTTGTTACTTCAATTGTAGGAATTCCGATGGCATTCCCATTATTTCTCGGTTTGTGGCTGAAAAAGCTCCCGAAATGGTCTTTTTTTCCCATTTTCGTAGCCTGCCTGCTTCCATCCATATGGTCGTTCATAGATGCTGAATTAAATGGTGCCGAATGGACGATTCAAGCGCGAGCTCTATGGATATTCGCATTTGGAACAATTGCCTGTATCGTAAGCTTGTGCTTTCGGAAGTATTCTAGCGAAAAAGCGAAAGCCGAGGTCGATGAGTTTTATACCCTCATGCACACCCCAATTAGTTATGATAAAGAAGTGGGAAATTCTGCGGTCGACTATGAACAGTATTTCCTCATCTCCAAGGCAGTGATCGTCGTTGGTCTGTTGGTATTGCTCATCTTGATCGTCCCCAACAGCCTCAATGCACGATTATCCATTTTGTGCGTTGCAACTACTATCTTAAGCATCGGCGCCATTCTTTGGTATGGCGGCTCTAGGATCCAGAAACAGCGAAATCAGAAATAA